One segment of Fructilactobacillus hinvesii DNA contains the following:
- a CDS encoding ketopantoate reductase family protein has translation MRYGVIGAGAMGYRYGVLLQEKAGIPVDFIETWDPNREQVQKQGGVYVSRDHENRHLVPINIYAPEDYHGHPDVWIVFKKQMQLADELERDAAAGLFHPDQYVFSAMNGLGHFEKLAQYFNPDQMLAGTAMIATVLNGPGDVDFMGPENGEAMHMAPYNDQAPDETMEEIYADFQRATLGPEMCGNWLGMCLTKVAFNAVCNTLCTMFEINMGQFGSYPGAAEMAEQLFNEAHDAAARAGIKMIEDRGQQVQSVLDSCVKLKYHYPSMYQDFSKGRPTEVDYINGYIARLGRKNDYPCRTHEFVTHEVHLAEQMRQYRN, from the coding sequence ATGCGCTATGGAGTTATTGGTGCTGGTGCGATGGGATACCGGTATGGAGTTTTACTACAGGAAAAGGCGGGGATTCCAGTCGATTTTATCGAAACTTGGGATCCCAACCGCGAACAAGTCCAAAAGCAGGGTGGAGTGTACGTCTCGCGGGATCACGAAAATCGACATCTAGTTCCAATTAACATTTATGCTCCAGAAGATTACCACGGTCATCCAGACGTTTGGATTGTCTTTAAAAAGCAAATGCAACTAGCCGATGAATTAGAACGGGATGCAGCTGCGGGACTTTTCCACCCTGATCAGTACGTCTTTTCGGCCATGAACGGTTTAGGCCATTTTGAAAAGTTAGCTCAGTATTTTAATCCGGATCAGATGTTGGCGGGAACGGCCATGATTGCGACCGTATTAAACGGCCCCGGTGATGTGGATTTTATGGGACCAGAAAACGGTGAAGCCATGCACATGGCTCCCTATAATGACCAGGCACCTGACGAAACCATGGAAGAGATTTACGCCGACTTTCAACGGGCTACCCTAGGCCCAGAAATGTGTGGCAATTGGTTGGGAATGTGTTTAACCAAGGTGGCGTTTAACGCCGTCTGCAATACGTTATGTACGATGTTTGAGATTAACATGGGGCAATTTGGCTCCTATCCTGGGGCCGCTGAGATGGCAGAACAGCTCTTCAACGAGGCCCATGATGCAGCGGCACGGGCGGGAATTAAAATGATTGAAGACCGCGGGCAACAGGTGCAAAGCGTGTTAGATTCCTGCGTCAAGCTGAAGTACCACTATCCATCCATGTACCAAGACTTTTCCAAGGGCCGCCCGACGGAGGTCGATTACATCAACGGTTACATCGCCCGGTTGGGCCGGAAAAATGATTATCCGTGTCGAACCCATGAATTTGTAACTCACGAAGTCCATCTGGCTGAACAAATGCGCCAATACCGAAACTAA
- a CDS encoding PLP-dependent aminotransferase family protein, translating into MSFHYSNCVPKGDSNATEDILKAAANPKVISFAGGLPAPELFPVAAVKKATDKVFDQFGQQVLQYAGALGYSKLREQIAAIMKTRQVNTTADHIAIATGSQQAIDLVAKMLINPGDVVLVEDPTYLAALDVFRSYGAHLIGVEMDDDGMRMDDLQQKLADYPEAKFIYTVPNFQNPTGRTMTAARRQEMVKLTHAAGVPIVEDDPYGAIRYAGETVPPIKHFDHHGEVVSISSFSKMLAPGLRIGWLTADPAFLQKYTLLKQNADLHTDNLTQYIISQFLMDEDLPAHIKKITDVYEHRAKLMLAEIDHEFPADVYHSQPEGGMFIWVQVPGGIDSDELAKRCLEANVAVVPGSAFYSGKAEPGTFRLNFSNMNDDQIKVGIKRIAKVINELGTN; encoded by the coding sequence ATGTCATTCCATTATTCAAACTGTGTTCCCAAAGGTGATAGTAACGCTACCGAAGATATCTTAAAAGCTGCTGCTAATCCGAAGGTGATTTCCTTTGCCGGCGGATTACCGGCTCCAGAATTATTTCCAGTGGCAGCCGTAAAAAAGGCCACCGATAAGGTATTTGACCAATTTGGACAGCAAGTGCTCCAGTATGCCGGAGCGCTGGGCTATTCCAAACTCCGCGAGCAAATTGCTGCAATCATGAAAACCCGACAGGTGAACACGACGGCCGATCACATTGCGATTGCGACTGGTTCACAGCAAGCAATTGACCTAGTTGCCAAAATGTTAATTAACCCCGGAGACGTAGTCTTAGTGGAAGATCCTACTTACCTTGCGGCCTTAGATGTTTTCCGTTCTTACGGAGCCCATCTAATTGGAGTTGAAATGGACGATGACGGAATGCGAATGGATGATCTGCAGCAGAAGTTAGCAGATTATCCGGAGGCTAAGTTTATCTACACGGTGCCAAACTTCCAAAACCCGACCGGGCGAACGATGACGGCGGCACGACGCCAGGAAATGGTGAAATTAACCCATGCTGCGGGAGTTCCCATTGTTGAAGATGATCCTTATGGAGCCATCCGTTACGCCGGAGAGACCGTTCCCCCCATCAAACACTTCGATCACCACGGAGAAGTGGTTTCCATTAGTTCGTTTTCGAAGATGCTAGCCCCTGGCCTGCGGATTGGGTGGTTAACGGCTGATCCCGCTTTCTTACAGAAGTACACGTTATTGAAACAAAATGCCGACCTGCATACCGATAACTTGACGCAGTACATCATTTCGCAATTCTTGATGGACGAGGACCTTCCTGCCCACATTAAGAAGATTACGGATGTGTACGAACACCGGGCCAAGTTAATGCTGGCTGAAATTGACCACGAATTTCCGGCAGACGTGTACCACAGTCAACCTGAAGGTGGGATGTTTATTTGGGTGCAAGTTCCTGGGGGCATTGACAGTGATGAATTAGCCAAACGGTGTTTGGAAGCCAACGTGGCCGTTGTTCCTGGCTCTGCCTTCTATTCTGGTAAAGCTGAACCTGGGACATTCCGCTTGAACTTCTCTAACATGAACGACGACCAAATCAAGGTCGGCATCAAACGGATTGCTAAGGTAATCAACGAGTTAGGCACGAACTAA
- a CDS encoding GNAT family N-acetyltransferase, which yields MTHSASIFLQPLTTDSADYALIQKLFQQTSTQRFWFQPPLLGANDVTDFLKQHTTDKQIVSQTIQTTQLPQHGVGLVEIIDLDPVARVGEFEITLLDNENGHGYAQAAMQQLLRLSFTQLNLHKLYLYVDVENAPALHIYQKFGFQIEGTIKEQFFAAGAYRDVHYMGLTQADYLKN from the coding sequence ATGACCCACTCAGCTTCCATCTTTTTACAACCACTGACAACTGATTCCGCTGATTACGCTTTGATCCAAAAATTATTTCAACAGACTAGTACCCAACGGTTCTGGTTCCAGCCCCCGTTACTGGGTGCCAATGACGTCACTGACTTTTTAAAACAGCACACCACTGATAAACAAATTGTCAGTCAAACCATTCAAACGACTCAGCTACCTCAGCACGGGGTGGGCTTGGTCGAAATCATCGACTTGGACCCCGTAGCCCGGGTCGGTGAATTTGAAATTACCCTGTTAGATAACGAAAACGGGCACGGCTACGCGCAAGCTGCCATGCAGCAACTATTGCGGTTATCCTTCACCCAGTTGAACCTGCACAAACTCTATCTCTACGTAGACGTGGAGAACGCTCCGGCACTACACATCTACCAAAAATTTGGGTTTCAAATCGAAGGCACGATTAAGGAGCAATTCTTTGCGGCGGGAGCCTATCGGGATGTTCACTACATGGGCTTAACTCAGGCCGACTACCTCAAAAATTAA
- a CDS encoding SAM-dependent methyltransferase, which produces MKRKQLLKNFQKNHPHQNQTPAYIQRLQADRAAFNHYPEVKFLLNHALMADQLLQAGHLPQDIPNLTLPEDIQDRLYQRVNERFAMGDPNGDQEWDRISNLLPQVDKDLRSFRDYLEDHYGMWAYISSSFTQQLAKYLDGKPALEVMAGNGYITKGLRDQKANVIGTDSLEWQRENETGKHQVTPIEKLSALDAYEKYKDQVDYIIMSWSPDGVPVDDELLTAIRNDGNLVQLIVIGEKDGATNSPAFWQHAEFVDDPGIKKLNQYLPHFDLIDDRVYLVK; this is translated from the coding sequence ATGAAACGCAAACAACTTTTAAAGAACTTTCAAAAAAATCATCCCCACCAGAATCAGACTCCAGCCTACATCCAACGCTTGCAGGCGGATCGAGCGGCCTTTAACCACTATCCAGAGGTTAAATTTCTGTTGAACCACGCCCTCATGGCCGATCAACTCCTACAGGCGGGACACCTTCCGCAAGACATTCCAAACCTCACGTTACCAGAGGACATTCAAGACCGTCTCTACCAACGGGTTAATGAGCGGTTTGCTATGGGTGATCCGAACGGGGACCAAGAGTGGGACCGGATTTCTAACCTGCTCCCCCAAGTTGACAAAGACCTGCGCTCGTTTCGGGATTATCTAGAAGACCACTACGGCATGTGGGCCTACATTTCGTCATCTTTCACCCAGCAGCTAGCTAAATATCTAGACGGAAAACCCGCCTTAGAAGTGATGGCCGGCAACGGCTACATCACCAAGGGACTGCGTGACCAAAAGGCCAATGTAATTGGCACTGATAGCCTCGAATGGCAAAGGGAAAATGAAACCGGCAAGCACCAAGTGACCCCGATTGAAAAACTGAGTGCCCTAGATGCTTACGAAAAATACAAAGATCAGGTGGACTACATCATCATGAGTTGGTCCCCCGATGGCGTCCCCGTTGATGATGAGTTGCTCACTGCCATCCGCAATGACGGGAATCTGGTCCAGCTGATTGTGATTGGCGAAAAAGACGGGGCGACGAATTCCCCGGCCTTTTGGCAACATGCCGAGTTTGTGGATGATCCTGGAATTAAAAAACTCAACCAGTATTTACCCCACTTTGATTTGATTGACGACCGCGTCTACTTAGTTAAATAG
- a CDS encoding helix-turn-helix domain-containing protein, producing MFPERLKALRTGKHITLAELAHELNDMFPSDKRHENTASQIGNWERGIRNPSYIEVKKLATYFGISMDYLSGRVDSEKTDLSKLFISGTELYFNEQLLTGNDRYEIYQLIDGFLHGKKGRHDDGHDTQEELDLNY from the coding sequence ATGTTCCCAGAAAGACTCAAAGCATTACGAACCGGGAAGCACATTACCCTCGCTGAGCTTGCTCACGAACTCAATGATATGTTTCCGAGCGACAAACGGCACGAAAATACCGCATCCCAAATTGGCAACTGGGAACGCGGCATCCGCAATCCGTCTTACATAGAAGTTAAAAAGCTCGCTACCTACTTTGGAATCTCCATGGACTACCTCAGTGGTCGAGTTGACAGCGAAAAAACGGATTTATCGAAACTGTTTATTTCCGGCACGGAACTTTACTTTAACGAGCAGCTGTTAACCGGCAACGACCGGTACGAAATTTATCAACTGATCGATGGGTTTCTCCACGGGAAAAAGGGACGTCACGACGATGGCCACGATACCCAAGAAGAACTCGATCTTAACTACTAA
- the rny gene encoding ribonuclease Y has product MLYVVIALVMLVLGLVVGYGRENHQLNHRLSQATAKVEQLEQENQRQIKATVAAIQKKVEDEVLEHQAEVNEEIDAQVAENQLRQERIDFQSKSLQSFANRLDKSEQNLQRSQADLHELKQTITTTREQAEQLQQQRTDLLHEKSGLLPEQAQETVLNTTKTALQQDYDQSVRDEHEENVLNATKEARQLMVEAIQNGPIDVPRDHIDRNVIIPDEGMRNKIIGKNEQRLRLLETLIGVDLIFNPDSPETLIISTNDPIRREIARGVINELITARQLNNAVIENVVRSTERQIISQLRLIGEETCANLHLGWVHPDLMKLIGRLQYRTSYGQNVLQHSVEVAEICGMMATELGTNVRLAKRAGLLHDIGKAVDREVNGTHVELGVQIAKAYGEDETVVEAIAASHGDVDSETTISVLVRVADSMSGARPGARSESVEEYLNRLKGLERIANAHPEVKDSYAIQAGREIRMMVDPKASDDQQTAQLAQQVCAQIENELTYPGKIKVTAIRRSNAVQYVGGKQPPRKKHAS; this is encoded by the coding sequence ATGCTTTATGTGGTGATTGCCCTCGTGATGTTAGTTCTCGGGCTGGTGGTTGGCTACGGACGGGAGAACCATCAGCTGAATCACCGGCTCTCGCAAGCTACTGCGAAGGTAGAGCAGTTGGAACAGGAGAACCAACGTCAGATTAAAGCAACCGTGGCGGCCATTCAGAAAAAAGTCGAGGATGAAGTGTTAGAACACCAAGCAGAAGTCAATGAAGAGATTGATGCTCAGGTTGCCGAAAATCAGCTACGCCAGGAGCGGATTGATTTTCAGTCTAAAAGTTTGCAAAGTTTTGCTAATCGGTTGGATAAGAGTGAACAGAATCTGCAACGAAGCCAAGCAGATTTGCACGAACTAAAACAGACCATCACGACCACTCGTGAACAGGCCGAACAGTTGCAACAGCAACGAACCGACTTGTTACATGAGAAGAGTGGGTTACTCCCAGAACAGGCCCAAGAAACCGTGTTGAACACGACCAAAACGGCTTTACAACAGGACTACGATCAATCAGTCCGAGATGAACACGAAGAAAACGTTCTGAACGCGACTAAGGAAGCCCGTCAGTTGATGGTTGAAGCAATTCAAAATGGCCCGATTGACGTTCCCCGTGACCACATTGATCGCAACGTGATTATTCCAGATGAGGGAATGCGGAATAAGATTATCGGAAAGAATGAGCAACGGCTCCGGTTGTTAGAAACGTTGATTGGCGTTGATCTAATTTTTAATCCCGATAGTCCTGAAACGTTGATTATTAGTACCAATGACCCGATTCGTCGTGAGATTGCCCGGGGAGTGATCAACGAATTAATTACGGCTCGGCAACTTAACAATGCGGTAATTGAGAACGTGGTTCGGAGTACCGAACGGCAAATTATTTCCCAATTGCGGTTAATTGGAGAAGAAACCTGTGCCAACCTGCACCTAGGTTGGGTTCATCCGGACTTGATGAAACTGATTGGGCGGTTGCAATACCGTACTAGTTATGGACAAAATGTTTTGCAACACTCAGTGGAAGTCGCAGAAATCTGCGGGATGATGGCCACTGAGCTTGGAACCAACGTGCGGTTAGCCAAACGCGCCGGATTACTGCATGACATTGGTAAGGCAGTTGACCGCGAAGTCAACGGAACCCACGTGGAGCTGGGCGTTCAGATTGCCAAAGCTTATGGAGAAGATGAAACCGTGGTGGAAGCCATTGCTGCTTCTCACGGTGACGTTGATTCAGAGACTACCATTTCCGTATTAGTTCGGGTGGCAGACTCCATGTCTGGTGCTCGTCCGGGCGCTCGAAGTGAGTCAGTGGAAGAATATCTAAATCGGCTCAAGGGGCTCGAACGAATTGCTAATGCTCATCCAGAGGTCAAAGATAGTTATGCCATTCAGGCTGGCCGAGAAATCCGGATGATGGTTGATCCAAAGGCTAGTGATGATCAGCAAACGGCTCAGTTAGCCCAACAGGTTTGTGCGCAAATTGAAAATGAACTGACCTATCCTGGTAAGATTAAGGTCACGGCGATTCGTCGTTCCAATGCCGTCCAGTACGTAGGTGGGAAACAGCCACCGCGCAAAAAACACGCTAGTTAA
- a CDS encoding ECF transporter S component, producing MIRQTKAFHLAILALLIAIIILQSFVPFLGYIPVGPVNITIVQITVIIAAVLLGPKDGALLGLVWGGLSWIRAFAAPTSPVSTLVFTNPLISVVPRVLVGFLAGYVFLWLTKAHWHQLWALVVTGGVGAALNTILVVGLIALLYRTPAVAHAYGVANPSLLTKVLMGLVGTNGIPELILSAIVVPIIATPLLKLWRR from the coding sequence ATGATTAGACAAACGAAGGCGTTTCACCTCGCCATTTTGGCGTTGTTAATTGCAATCATCATTTTACAAAGTTTTGTTCCATTTTTAGGCTACATTCCAGTTGGTCCAGTTAACATCACCATCGTTCAAATCACCGTGATCATTGCGGCCGTTCTTCTAGGTCCGAAAGATGGAGCCCTCCTCGGGCTCGTGTGGGGAGGTTTGTCCTGGATTAGAGCCTTTGCAGCCCCGACCAGTCCAGTTAGTACGCTGGTGTTTACAAACCCACTGATTTCGGTAGTTCCACGGGTATTAGTCGGTTTTCTGGCTGGTTATGTTTTTCTGTGGTTAACGAAGGCGCATTGGCACCAACTATGGGCACTCGTTGTCACTGGTGGTGTCGGAGCGGCTTTAAATACCATTTTGGTGGTAGGTTTGATTGCCCTGTTGTATCGCACCCCAGCAGTAGCCCATGCCTATGGGGTTGCTAATCCGAGTTTGTTGACAAAGGTTTTGATGGGGCTGGTCGGTACCAATGGGATTCCGGAATTAATCTTGTCAGCGATTGTGGTTCCCATCATTGCGACCCCCTTGTTAAAATTATGGCGTCGGTAG
- a CDS encoding energy-coupling factor transporter ATPase, protein MEKETGIAFEHVHFRYPYQPDPTFQDVNFQISAGQWVSLLGGNGSGKSTLLKLLVGLELPASGTIRINGQVVQPINQAVNQTVGMVFQDPDNQFVGATVADDVAFGLANQNLTHTELQNRVQAALQLVDMETTLAQAPEQLSGGQKQRVAVASVIARRPQVLLLDEVTSMLDPQGRQELVARLHQLHQQFGITVLEVTHNPNEAALADNVVVLHAGQIAMQGAPTTVFAHCEQLEKWGLQAPLRYRLQNWLKNHNYPISAEQAASNESLRNAIWQLKSKI, encoded by the coding sequence ATGGAAAAAGAAACGGGCATCGCCTTTGAACACGTCCATTTTCGGTACCCATATCAGCCGGACCCCACCTTTCAGGACGTTAATTTTCAAATTTCAGCGGGGCAGTGGGTGTCGCTGTTAGGGGGGAATGGTAGTGGTAAATCAACCCTGTTAAAACTATTAGTAGGGTTAGAGCTCCCTGCCAGCGGGACCATTCGAATTAACGGGCAAGTGGTTCAGCCCATCAATCAGGCGGTAAACCAGACGGTAGGAATGGTCTTTCAGGATCCAGATAATCAATTTGTGGGGGCCACCGTGGCTGACGACGTGGCGTTTGGGTTAGCAAATCAAAATTTAACCCACACGGAGTTACAAAACCGCGTACAAGCAGCGCTACAGTTGGTTGATATGGAAACGACGTTAGCACAAGCTCCGGAACAATTATCAGGAGGCCAAAAGCAACGGGTGGCCGTTGCCAGTGTGATTGCCCGCCGGCCCCAGGTGTTGTTACTGGATGAGGTGACCAGCATGCTGGATCCGCAGGGACGACAGGAGTTAGTGGCCCGGTTGCACCAGTTACACCAGCAATTCGGCATAACTGTCCTGGAAGTAACCCATAACCCCAACGAAGCGGCTTTAGCTGACAACGTGGTGGTTTTACACGCCGGTCAAATTGCAATGCAAGGAGCACCAACCACGGTCTTTGCTCACTGTGAGCAACTAGAAAAATGGGGCTTGCAAGCGCCATTGCGGTATCGATTACAAAACTGGTTGAAAAACCATAATTATCCAATTTCAGCTGAGCAAGCAGCGAGCAACGAGAGTTTGAGGAATGCGATATGGCAATTGAAATCAAAAATTTAA